Part of the Sarcophilus harrisii chromosome X, mSarHar1.11, whole genome shotgun sequence genome is shown below.
ctcttggccctgcttgtttcactcagcatcagttcagtcagtctctccaggcctttctgaaatcttcctgttggtcatttctttctttctttttttttttttaaaattaattaattaatttatttaatagccttttatttacaggttatatgcatgggtaactttacagcattaacaattgccaaacctcttgttccaatttttcacctcttacgccccaccccccccccagatggcaggatgaccagtagatgttaaatatattaaaatataaattcgatacacagtaagtatacatgaccaaaccgttattttgctgacaaaaagaatcagactctgaaatattgtacaattagcctgtgaaggaaatccaaaatgcaggtgggcaaaaatatggggattgggaattcaatgtaagggttcttagtcatctcccagagttctttccttgggtgtcctttagttcagttcattcctgctccattggaaatgatttagttgatcacATTACTGAGggtggccaagtccatcagaattggtcatcatctagtattgttgttgtagtatataatgatctcttggccctgcttgtttcactcagcatcagttcatgtcagtctctccaggcctttctgaaatcttcctgttggtcatttcttaccgaacaataatattccataatattcatataccacaatttattcagccattctccaactgatgggcatccactcaatttccagtttctagccactacaaagagggctgccagaaccattcgtgcacatacaggtccctttcccttttttatgatctctttgggatataagcccagtagtaacactgctggatcaaagcggatgcacagtttgataactttttgagcatagttccaaactccagttctaattttcaaagagtcatgTTTGTCTTTAAGATTCTATATCTCCCTTTCTAATTGCTTAACTTTTCTccccataattttcttgtttctcttggatgatttttattttcttagttttttttctcaatgtctctcatttgatttttagattatttttttgagttctataaattctttctgggcagagAACCATTTAACATTAGTCTTTGCAGTAGAAGCagctttgtttttactttagagtcctcctctaaagatgaaccccagtctttcctgttcccatagcaagtttctatggttgagttctttcttctttgcctgttcttttttttttcctttcttcttttaagtgAGAACtcttagtgtaagcacctctaatcatggggtggggGCAGATGGTGACTCTACCTTCACTTGAAATCTCCACTTTTACTTGgaacctaaaaatatttttgtacagaagactattttttctttttctttgatctctttgggatctagacctagtagtagtagtattcctgagtcaaagagtatgtgcagttttataaccttgtgagcatagttccaaattgttttgcagaatggttggaccaactcacaactccaccaatagtgaaTTAGTCTTCTTATTTCCctacatccctttcaacatttgtccTGTTAGCCAATGTGATaagtgaagtggtacctcagagttgttttaataattttaatttctctaatcagtagtcaGTCTCTCAAAGCATTGCTCATGTGACTGAAAACTTtgcttctgaaaactgcctgttcatatctttggaccatttatcatgggtcttatttttataaattaggctCAGTTCCCTATACACTTGAGAAaggaaacctttatcagagaaacttgtaaatTATGCCCCTCCCcagtgtgtggttcagaaatggtgaggggtcaccatttaataaaaaagctggagagatctctagaagcaaaggaAAGTTTATTATGCCTTCTCTAGAGAAGGGCGTCCCACCCATCAAGCAaacaatggaagggaggaagcacagTAGgatcaacacttttaatccctaacgcaaataccccctcccacctctgaccctcatcgggaactacccaagaaattgaacttggccaataagtacatagttgctcatatttgactgaaatagggagacaactgatgtcataggaggatagcaggaaggggacttaggtatgtccttgactcaatgcttaaagtccttcaggcctactccaactctgaagtaaatgaagccttactcgattttcgcaactgtcttgaaagatctcacctcatctctttcaccagtttcctgctttccttctaatttgggCTTCGttgcttttgtttatgtgaaacccttttaatttcaggtaattaaaattttccatttcacttcctgcgcttttctctatctcttgtttgattatAAACTCTTCCTTTATCATTAGAGCTTACAGGTAACAATTTCCATGTTCTCCCAAATTTAGTAGGGACTTTTAAAGAGGCCTGGCTCAGTCAGTTGGGCTTATCGCTCCTCAAATTGTGAGCTGTGCTGAAGGGTTCTAGCGTCTCCCCTAGCTGCCATCAAGAGCGGTAGTGAGTTCTGAGGACAGGCTACTGATCTGGGGAATGGCAGGGACCCTGGAGAGGGGAAGAGTGAGGGAATAGGAGTTTTAGAGCAAGAGACAGGGCAGAGGAAGGGATCTGGGTCAGTCAAGAAGCCCAGTGAGCTCTCATCTGCCATGTGGAGTCAGACCACTGGGTGGCATATGGAACTCAGTTATTTGTTCCATCTACTCCTACCTAACACTTGGGTGCTCCTGATGGGCACTGAGCTCAGTTGGGATGGCTCTGGTGGGGACAGCTTCAGGGATAGGGAGCAACCTAGATAAGGAGGCAGGAGACATTTGTTTTTGGATCCTGGGACTTCTCCTTTCTGAAGTGGCAGTTTCTTTTCAAGGATCCTCTCCCTGCTCTCTTAGGTACTTCACAgagggggaaagggtgggggggggggcagtttaGGCTGCTAAGGGCTAAGCTCCTCTATCCTGACCTGAAGATAATAAGGCCAATGTTCTCTGAAGAGTCTGATCCATTGCCTGAATAAATGAAGCAACAAATGCAAAAACACCATAAAGGTAGAAACTACAAGGATGATCCCTACTGTCCATGCGCTTCTGTGCTAATGAGAGAGAGGACATCCAGAAGGGAAACGAATGGGGGCCGAGGAGGACACTTTGGTCAGGAGAGCTACAGGAATCCTGACTGGGGCCATGAAGGAGTGGGAGCATGGCCTCTCCATGCAGCAACAATGATCAGGGTTCCAGATCCCGGGATGGGGAGGAGAgcagaagagaaggggaagaaaaggatacCCACAAAGGGGCAACGTGGTCGTCCTAGAGATGGTAGGAGAGTTAGGAGTAAAGCCAGGcctgggttgttttttttaaaattgtggtcTAGGAGAGTCACCAGTGAGGAAAGCAGGATCCCAGGGTGGTTGGTAAGGATCaaactgggggtgggggtgtgtgggggggtggAAGTGGCTTAGTCTCTTTGAAGCAACCTCAGCCAAAGCTCTGGAGCCTTATCCCCACAAAGACGAGCAAAGGGCAAAGACTGAGATTCATGGGCACTCGGTtttcagaaggaaggaaacaagcatttattaagtacctagtatgTGCCAGCTACTATGCCAGTTACTTTCTAAATATAagctcatttaatcttcatagcaatcctgtgaagtaggtgctattccaatccctattttgcagttgagaaaaggGAGGCAAACACACgaagtaacttgcttagggtcactcAACTAATAAGTACCTGGGgttcgatttgaactcaggtcttcctgactccctgcCAGCCTGTCTGTCCCTCACTTAGCTCTGCCTCCTCTGACAGTAACGGATACCCAGTCGTGGCTGCCCGATCCCCAAACCCCAAGATGGGACTCCCAGAGGCCTCATTTCCTGCCTTCTCCCCATATCTCTTCCTTATCCTCCACCCAGAGGGAATTGGTGGTTTTTGACTTTCCCTGACCTATAGTGAGGCTTCCTGAGGGCCTATTTAAAATCCCCACAACCTCAAGATAGTTGGCTGCTCCGGGCAGGGGTGAGAACTGAAGGAGGCTATGAGCATGGCTTCCCAGGTAGCCTCTGGAACAGGGCCCAGCTCCCTGGGGCTCAGCCTGCTCCTGCTTCTGCTGCATCTAAGCCCTGAAGGCATCAGTGGACACTCAGCCTCTCTGCCCCCTGGCTGCCTGATGATGGTAAGGCTGCCTCTTTCATGCCCATGGTCCCTGCCCTCCTGGGTCAGCCAGGGATGGAAAACCAGGAGGATTGAGGCAAGGATCCCTTGGAGCATACACAGTGTGGGGGGAATCTGCCTTGTAGCCCTTTGGGGAACAGGAATTCTGGGAAGAAGCCTTGTTTGCTCTGGGACTGGGGTGGGGTTCCTGCCTTAGGTGAAAAGTTAACAATCCCATCCTTGACAGATTACTTGCAAGTGGCCAAAGAGCATTACCTCATTCAAGCTTCACaacttccagatgaggaaactgaggctcaaggaatatgagtaacttgcccagagtcacagtgAGTGTCAGAAGGGGAATCTGAAGTGACTCCAGTTGTAGCACTCCGGGCACTAGGTGGCACTACCTCTCCTAGACCCGCTTCCGCTTGGGCCTCAGGAGGCTCCTACAGCAAACCTGGgttccttcctccatccttcctccatccccccttcattctccctccatccctccttcattcctcctCCATTCCGGCAATTGTTCACTAAGGGATTGGAAAACATCCCATTAAGCCTTTCTTATGGGAGAGAGCACCATGCATTTGCAGGGGGCTTTGAGATTTCCAAAACACTTCAAGTGTTTCCTTCAACCTACCTGGCTCTGTGCTGGGCAccaggggaggagaggaaaaaaaatcaaaaatcttcttcctgccctcaaagagtctGTGATCTTGCTGGTGAACCCAGGTACACACACAGAACCACCGAGTCGGTGCCAAATGGCAGGAGTCCTGGTAGAGGACATCTCAGACAAGGACCGCTTTGGGCTGAGCTTTGAAGGGCGTGTGGGATTTGGGAGCAGGGAGAGAGGGCCAAAGTAGGGGCAAATAGTTGGGAAAGAGCTTGGTGGCCTCAAGGAGACCGCCTTGGCGGAAGCAGAGCGTGAATGACAGCAAAAGGGGAGGGCCGATCCCACTGTCAGCCTATTGAATTCTGGGCTGAGAATTTGACAGATGAGGCTTTGGGCCTCTTCATGAGCAGAGATGCCTCTGGCTCTTCAGAAGCTGGGCCAATTAAGGCCAAGTTAGGGAAGGCCCTGCCAGGCTGGCAAAACAGTCCCGTGATGGCTAGAGAGCCATCTGGGCATTCACAGTCACCTTCCCACTGGTTTCCTTCTGGGGGGGCCGCCCTAGCAACTCTTCCAGACCATCTGCTCAGCCAGAGCAGGGCTTCTTGacctttttctactcatgaccttttcacctgagaaatttttctgTGACCCTAGTTAGGTACGTGACCGTACGCGACCTCAGTCACACCCGGCATGCAAATCAAACGTGCACTCGTAACAGATCACAATGTcctgacccccacattcagttggAAGAGCCCAAGATGGGGTTGCACACCatagcatgggggggggggggagaatcatAGTCCATGTCAATGAAACTGCAGATCCTTGGGGAAACCAGAGGCCAGACCCAAGGGGGCACCAGGGCTACCCCCAAAGCTGGTTTCTGCTTCTACTGCCCTTCTCCCTGTGGCTGTCAAGGTCAGCTGTCTACGCCCCCTACTGGTGGCGTGCAGTCACCAACCTGGGAGAGTCAGCATGTTCAAAGTGGCAGAAAAACTGGGCTCAGCAATTCACCTCAAGCTTCTGAACTATGTAAGGTCAAAGGGGAGCTCCAAAAGGAGGTTCTTGGGCAGTGATGAGAACTCGTTCTTATCACACCAGCCCCCTCGATTAGGCCCCAAAGGCCGGCCCAGCCCCTTTCCCTGCGACCCTCAGTCTTGGACCCCTTCCAGTGCCCCATCCAGGTGGCCCTCCCTGGCTTTGGCAAGTCTGAACAGCAGCGGCAGGACTGACAAAGCTAGCTCGCATTTCTGAGCACGAGTATcaatttacagctgaggaaagcGGGCTCTAAGAGACGGGCAGCTAGGGAGTGGCTCAGCCAGGCCCGCACCCCCAGCCTTCGGACTCTGGGTTCAGGGCCCTCTCCATTGCTGCACAGCCTGGGCTGGCCTGTGCTCAGCCTTGCCTCTTCTGAGCCAACTTGAGGCTCTGCCAGGAAGCAAGGGGAGCCAGGAGCAGCCTTGAAGTCCTTTCTCCCCACTGGCCCTGCATAGGAGGAGGGAAAAGCTGACCCCCCGGGCCCCACCCCTTGGCCCCTGGCCCTGTCTCTGTTCCATCAGATCCTCAGGACTTCTTCTCTTCCAGGGCCTGCTGAAGGCATCCTGCCAGGGCCTGGGCCTTCGCACGTTCCCAACAGCTTTGCCTTTGACCGTAGCGCACCTTGACCTCTCTCACAATCGCTTGCAAGTGCTACAGGACAACGCCACGAGAGACCAGCCAGATCTGCGTCACCTGGACCTCCGGGGGAACCAGCTAGAGGGGCTCGCCCCAGGCTCCCTGCTGCCCCTGCGCTGGCTCCACGCCCTCGTTCTGGCGGGCAACTCCTTGAACCGGCGCTACGTGTCCAACAGCCAGGCACTATGGCCTCTGAGCCACCTGCGGCTCTTGGACCTTTCCGCCAATCACCTGGAGAGTGACATGGTCTCTTTCTACGTGGCCAATCGCAGCTCCTTGTGGAGCCTGGATCTCTCCAACAATCTCATCACCCGCCTGGCCCGCAGTACCTTCCTGGGGGCCCCCAAACTGCTGGACATTGACCTCAGTGACAACTACATCCTGCAAATAGAAGCTGGAGCTTTTGAAGGCTTGCTGCAGCTGCGGGAACTCTCCTTAGCTAGAAACTCCCTGCACTGCATCTCAGATTTCAGCCTCAGGGCCCTGTGGAGACTCAACCTGAGCTTCAATGCCCTGCAGTTTTTTGCCACTGAGGAAGGAAATTGGAGTTACCAGCTCCAGGTGCTGGACCTGAGCCACAATCAGCTGAGGGCCATGCCAACGCCTTTAGCCTTGCCCCATCTCCATCATCTCAACCTCTCAGACAACCGCCTGACCTCCCTGGGGCCCCACAGCCCGTCCTCACCTCGGGACCCAGAGATGGTGCCGACCCAGAGTGCCTCTGACCCGGCAGCCGACCTGCCTGAGCTCACTGACCTTGACCTCAGTAGGAACCAACTGGACAGGCTTCCAGTGGGCTTCCTTAGCCAGCTGTCTGCCCTCCAGAGACTCAGCATGGGCTGGAACTGTCTCCAGAATATGTCGGTTCAGCAGCCGGGCCCTGGGCCACCTCTTCTGTCTCTGAGGTCTCTGGATCTCCAGGGGAATCGGATTCAAACTTTTCCAAGCTGGGTCTTTGAAATTCTGCCTGGTCTCAGAGCCTTGGATTTGGGAGACAATGAACTACAGCTGTGCGCAAGACCCGaggcgggccgggccgggccctTCCAGGGGCTCCGGCAGCCCTTCGGCTCTGCCTTCCACCTGAAGCACCTGAGCCTGAGCAGAAATGGGCTGCGGCGGCTGTGTGCCACCCGGTTGCCCCCTGCACTCTTGTTCTCTCTCGATCTCTCGGGCAACCCAGGGCTAGCGTTGGTCCCCGGTGACTTCCGGGGCCTGCAGCATTCCTTGCACGAGCTCTCCCTCCGAGGGAACGGCATGGCAAGCGCCCACCTGGGGCTCCCCTGCCTTTGGGAACTGCGGGCCTTAGACCTCTCGGGCAACCAGCTGGCTAGC
Proteins encoded:
- the LOC100934041 gene encoding transforming growth factor beta activator LRRC32-like; the encoded protein is MSMASQVASGTGPSSLGLSLLLLLLHLSPEGISGHSASLPPGCLMMGLLKASCQGLGLRTFPTALPLTVAHLDLSHNRLQVLQDNATRDQPDLRHLDLRGNQLEGLAPGSLLPLRWLHALVLAGNSLNRRYVSNSQALWPLSHLRLLDLSANHLESDMVSFYVANRSSLWSLDLSNNLITRLARSTFLGAPKLLDIDLSDNYILQIEAGAFEGLLQLRELSLARNSLHCISDFSLRALWRLNLSFNALQFFATEEGNWSYQLQVLDLSHNQLRAMPTPLALPHLHHLNLSDNRLTSLGPHSPSSPRDPEMVPTQSASDPAADLPELTDLDLSRNQLDRLPVGFLSQLSALQRLSMGWNCLQNMSVQQPGPGPPLLSLRSLDLQGNRIQTFPSWVFEILPGLRALDLGDNELQLCARPEAGRAGPFQGLRQPFGSAFHLKHLSLSRNGLRRLCATRLPPALLFSLDLSGNPGLALVPGDFRGLQHSLHELSLRGNGMASAHLGLPCLWELRALDLSGNQLASLPQSLNCSPSLHSLDLRRNLLQALDTEVLGAHLRSVFLAGNPFLCCSLGWLATLASANVSVPDSEEAWCVYPGGERGSRAPLARDHSHLCNRWQWRGTQAGWVLLAVIGLFLGSCGATALLQNSGKLPWARQLRARPKPEPEHKPTLGRESVVERREPEQK